Proteins encoded within one genomic window of Candidatus Methylomirabilota bacterium:
- a CDS encoding S1C family serine protease: MPDAGSRVRRLGRAALGLTLAVAAVTSAGGATREPSPRFDPGRAQEVPTAVSRVSPAVVGIRARIPSHRPSAATLGTERWGSGVLIEPDGTILTVGYLVMEASALDVVFHGGRTAAARVVGHDFESGFAVLRAIGGGPYPVAMLGRSGSVSAGQPVSVVGVSQDRGLLARSARVTMVRRFVAYWEYLVERALITSPSHPAFGGAAVVNPDGDLVGIMSLRLEGENLAIPIDLFPPVREALLAQGRPARPPRPWLGVRAVAMDGGVVIAGVSPVGPAHAAGLKDGDVIVRLNGDRVADLEDFYQKLWRTRVGSAVELGLYRDGQLQTVTLRPRDRYEVFQFRSPAP; the protein is encoded by the coding sequence GTGCCTGACGCGGGTTCGCGGGTGAGGCGACTCGGCCGGGCCGCCCTCGGTCTCACCCTGGCGGTCGCCGCCGTGACCTCGGCCGGGGGCGCGACCCGGGAGCCGAGCCCGCGCTTCGACCCCGGCCGGGCCCAGGAAGTCCCGACCGCGGTCTCCCGGGTGAGCCCCGCGGTCGTGGGCATCCGGGCCCGCATCCCGTCGCACCGCCCCTCGGCCGCCACGCTCGGCACGGAGCGATGGGGGTCGGGGGTCCTCATCGAGCCCGACGGGACGATTCTCACGGTTGGCTACCTCGTCATGGAGGCGAGCGCCCTCGACGTCGTCTTCCACGGCGGCCGGACGGCGGCCGCGCGCGTGGTCGGGCACGACTTCGAGAGCGGGTTCGCCGTCCTCCGCGCGATCGGCGGCGGCCCGTACCCCGTGGCGATGCTGGGGCGCTCCGGGTCAGTGTCGGCGGGTCAGCCGGTGTCGGTCGTGGGCGTGAGCCAGGACCGCGGGCTGCTCGCGCGCTCCGCCCGCGTCACCATGGTGCGGCGGTTCGTCGCCTACTGGGAGTACCTCGTCGAGCGGGCGCTGATCACGAGCCCCTCGCACCCGGCCTTCGGTGGGGCCGCGGTGGTGAACCCGGACGGCGACCTGGTCGGGATCATGTCGCTCCGGCTCGAGGGAGAGAATCTCGCGATCCCGATCGACCTGTTTCCGCCGGTGCGCGAGGCGCTCCTCGCCCAGGGCCGCCCCGCTCGCCCGCCCCGTCCGTGGCTCGGCGTCCGCGCGGTGGCGATGGATGGCGGCGTGGTGATCGCCGGGGTCTCGCCGGTCGGGCCGGCCCACGCGGCGGGACTCAAGGACGGCGATGTGATCGTGCGCCTGAACGGCGATCGGGTGGCGGACCTCGAGGACTTCTACCAGAAGCTCTGGCGGACCCGGGTCGGGAGCGCGGTGGAGCTCGGCCTCTACCGCGACGGCCAGCTCCAGACCGTGACGCTCCGGCCCCGGGACCGATACGAGGTGTTCCAGTTCCGGTCGCCCGCCCCGTGA
- a CDS encoding NYN domain-containing protein: MAVPVVVDGYNLLYARGEAPSAATRAHLVRDLVRWAERRRRRVVVVFDAWAQGQRVEQETTHGPVTVCFTRYGERADERIVRWVAGRPEAVVVTSDRAVRQAVQRRGAAVLDAETFADRLTTALTPPGASPDGEDATDRDDDTRPPGRRPSRQASWLRGL, from the coding sequence ATGGCCGTCCCCGTGGTCGTCGACGGGTACAACCTGCTCTACGCCCGCGGGGAGGCGCCCTCGGCGGCCACCCGAGCGCACCTGGTTCGCGATCTCGTGCGCTGGGCGGAGCGCCGCCGGCGCCGCGTGGTCGTGGTCTTCGACGCCTGGGCCCAGGGTCAGCGGGTCGAGCAGGAGACGACGCACGGCCCCGTCACGGTGTGCTTCACGCGCTACGGCGAGCGCGCGGACGAGCGCATCGTGCGCTGGGTCGCCGGGCGGCCGGAGGCGGTGGTGGTGACCTCCGACCGCGCCGTGCGGCAGGCGGTCCAGCGCCGCGGAGCCGCCGTGCTCGACGCCGAGACGTTCGCCGATCGGCTCACCACCGCGCTGACGCCGCCGGGGGCGAGCCCGGACGGCGAGGACGCCACCGACCGGGACGACGACACGCGCCCGCCGGGTCGCCGGCCGAGCCGGCAGGCCAGCTGGCTGCGTGGCCTGTGA
- a CDS encoding transglycosylase SLT domain-containing protein: MMDRAALVALLCGILVGGAPAGAPADSRRLEPALERYREAHEALAGGEFARARAAFESLPREFILADYAAFFAAESQLRAGEEAAALDHIRQFLERFPDSTLVPQALLAAHDTAFRLGRWAEAEREARRFLTRASNHPEAGRVLVRLAEARAAQGLVAEALADLKRRWVEAPASTWGEVAREVLEDLAALHGVPIPPLSAEEQLLRAQRLADASEFGAAAKGLEELLAQGPDPAMRHRTLVRLAPALGRLQRAPDGIVLLQAAVAEPATPWRASLFYELARLFRRTNQAAAAVPILERLLAEHPDSPQVPDAWLALARTQLDLGKPASARASFQALVRASPDSAAAASARWELAWLEYRAGRLREAALAFRQLSTVPSYRLAGLYWSARALDGGGEKGAAAVLFREIVSRAPRTYYGLLAARRLRGALPTPVAAPIQLPTDGIALLEPERAFQKSRALWRLGFEGHALVELETLGRDPIVEAGRAWGLAVAFAQIGEAGRSLRYLRRSFGGAADAGTPGLRAEFWRLFYPFGYADLVKEAARRAGLEPFFVAAVIREESSYDARARSWVGAVGLMQLMPETARLVAADAGVRFADPAALWEPPVNIALGTHYLGQLRTRFPEPLLVAASYNAGPHRVQRWLAERRLTDLEEFVDQIPFDETRAFVKRVYTSWQHYRRVYGAPGEPPRRGEAEAMPRLSR; the protein is encoded by the coding sequence ATGATGGACCGGGCGGCGCTCGTGGCCCTCCTCTGCGGGATCCTCGTCGGCGGGGCGCCGGCGGGCGCTCCGGCGGACTCGCGGCGGCTCGAGCCCGCGCTCGAGCGCTACCGGGAGGCCCACGAGGCGCTGGCCGGCGGCGAGTTCGCCCGGGCGCGGGCGGCCTTCGAGAGCCTGCCCCGGGAGTTCATCCTGGCCGACTACGCGGCCTTCTTCGCGGCGGAGAGCCAGCTCCGGGCCGGGGAGGAGGCCGCGGCCCTCGATCACATCCGCCAGTTCCTCGAGCGGTTCCCCGACTCGACGCTCGTCCCCCAGGCGCTGCTGGCCGCCCACGACACGGCCTTCCGGCTCGGGCGCTGGGCCGAGGCCGAGCGCGAGGCGCGCCGCTTCCTCACGCGGGCCTCGAACCACCCGGAAGCCGGGCGCGTCCTCGTGCGCCTGGCCGAGGCGCGGGCGGCCCAGGGGCTCGTCGCCGAGGCGCTGGCGGATCTCAAGCGCCGGTGGGTCGAGGCCCCCGCCTCGACCTGGGGCGAGGTGGCGCGGGAAGTGCTGGAGGATCTCGCCGCGCTCCACGGCGTGCCCATCCCGCCGCTCAGCGCGGAGGAGCAGCTCCTGCGCGCCCAACGGCTCGCGGACGCCAGCGAGTTCGGCGCAGCGGCGAAGGGGCTGGAGGAGCTCCTCGCCCAGGGGCCCGATCCGGCCATGCGGCATCGGACGCTCGTGCGGCTGGCGCCGGCCCTTGGCCGGCTCCAGCGGGCGCCCGACGGGATCGTGCTCCTCCAGGCGGCCGTCGCCGAACCCGCCACGCCGTGGCGGGCGTCGCTCTTCTATGAGCTGGCCCGTCTCTTCCGGCGGACCAATCAGGCGGCGGCGGCCGTGCCCATCCTCGAGCGACTCCTCGCCGAGCATCCCGACTCGCCGCAGGTGCCCGACGCCTGGCTGGCGCTGGCCCGGACTCAGCTCGACCTCGGAAAGCCGGCCTCGGCGCGCGCCAGCTTCCAGGCGCTCGTCCGGGCCTCCCCCGACAGCGCCGCCGCTGCGTCAGCGCGGTGGGAGCTCGCCTGGCTCGAGTACCGGGCGGGCCGCCTCCGCGAAGCCGCCCTCGCGTTCCGGCAGCTGTCCACCGTCCCGTCCTACCGGCTGGCGGGCCTGTACTGGTCCGCCCGCGCGCTCGACGGGGGCGGCGAGAAAGGCGCGGCGGCCGTGCTCTTCCGGGAGATCGTGAGCCGGGCGCCTCGTACCTACTACGGCCTCCTCGCCGCGCGTCGGCTCCGGGGCGCGCTCCCGACGCCGGTGGCGGCGCCGATCCAGCTCCCCACCGACGGGATCGCCTTGCTCGAGCCGGAGCGGGCGTTCCAGAAGAGCCGGGCCCTCTGGAGGCTCGGCTTCGAGGGCCACGCCCTCGTCGAGCTGGAGACGCTCGGCCGTGATCCGATCGTCGAGGCCGGTCGCGCCTGGGGACTCGCGGTGGCGTTTGCCCAGATCGGCGAAGCGGGCCGGAGTCTCCGGTACCTCCGCCGATCCTTCGGCGGGGCCGCGGACGCCGGCACCCCGGGGCTCCGGGCCGAGTTCTGGCGCCTCTTCTACCCGTTCGGCTACGCCGACCTCGTGAAGGAGGCGGCGCGCCGGGCGGGACTCGAGCCCTTCTTCGTCGCCGCCGTCATCCGGGAGGAGTCCTCGTACGACGCGCGCGCCCGCTCGTGGGTCGGCGCCGTCGGCCTCATGCAGCTCATGCCGGAGACGGCCCGCCTGGTCGCGGCGGATGCCGGTGTCCGCTTCGCCGATCCGGCGGCACTCTGGGAGCCGCCCGTCAACATCGCGCTCGGCACGCATTATCTGGGGCAGCTGCGCACGCGCTTCCCGGAGCCGCTCCTGGTGGCGGCGAGCTACAACGCGGGGCCGCACCGCGTGCAGCGCTGGCTCGCGGAGCGGCGCCTGACGGACCTCGAGGAGTTCGTGGACCAGATCCCCTTCGACGAGACGCGTGCGTTCGTCAAGCGGGTCTACACGAGCTGGCAGCACTACCGCCGCGTCTACGGCGCTCCCGGAGAGCCGCCGCGTCGCGGCGAGGCGGAGGCGATGCCCCGCCTGTCCCGCTGA
- a CDS encoding class I SAM-dependent methyltransferase — protein sequence MALSPRPPDDTPPLELAAITREVEAFARGALPPWEAGYLEYHRRRYQDTLRLLPEGQGRRLLDVGSFPGHLSALAQARGWEVSGLNNDIEGAGLWAAFLERCRERKIEILGCEVEREPFPAATASFEAVLFCELFEHLHWNPFHTLREIFRVLKPGGLLILTTPNLRRAETLFRYLHDWGSQPPVSRTFRELFPSLLYHRHNREYTASELDYFLGRQGKDLYDFRLDRIYYSDCLDADHEIPGVRGQRVTPLERAAARLLRRLVPGTRGQLVARAWRSEATLVEWDALAGVEGFGPLEEDVQAAQGFTRRLTFPFRLTGPRAAFEVPLPPGTGPALVSLVVAHPDQDDAPPLWTRWRLDGHPAMTLELRPSPRAVRVRLLVPAALAARGATRVTLETPTWRDPGRGAEQGFHVGGHWVLVERLATPAAVQAAIERTAAERRAEEAFDGWWHAAESLYVPHRITASSVAMGPGDEAHLGPGWYHREDWGRIGAVRWSGPEAVAYLASPGARRAVRIRAYAGDAKLGPVAGRIRAEHAAPDGPFAPAGETAFALPADAWTELEMPIPGVPGRVRVTVAVDHPRVPRERIPGSQDSRRLGVAVTRLWLA from the coding sequence ATGGCGCTCTCGCCTCGCCCGCCGGACGACACGCCCCCGCTCGAGCTCGCCGCGATCACCCGAGAGGTCGAGGCCTTCGCCCGGGGGGCCCTCCCGCCGTGGGAAGCGGGGTACCTCGAGTACCACCGCCGCCGCTACCAGGACACGCTGAGGCTCCTGCCGGAGGGGCAGGGCCGGCGGCTCCTCGACGTCGGCTCGTTCCCCGGCCACCTCTCCGCCCTCGCCCAGGCGCGGGGCTGGGAGGTCAGCGGCCTCAACAACGACATCGAGGGCGCGGGCTTGTGGGCCGCGTTTCTCGAGCGGTGCCGCGAGCGGAAGATCGAGATCCTCGGCTGCGAGGTCGAGCGCGAGCCGTTTCCGGCGGCCACCGCGTCGTTCGAGGCGGTGCTCTTTTGCGAGCTCTTCGAGCACCTCCACTGGAACCCGTTCCACACGCTCCGGGAGATCTTCCGCGTCCTCAAGCCCGGCGGGCTCCTGATCCTGACCACGCCGAACCTGCGGCGGGCCGAGACGCTCTTCCGCTACCTCCACGACTGGGGCTCGCAGCCGCCCGTGAGCCGGACCTTCCGCGAGCTCTTCCCCTCCCTCCTCTACCACCGCCACAACCGCGAGTACACGGCGAGCGAGCTCGACTACTTCCTCGGCCGTCAGGGCAAGGACCTCTACGACTTCCGCCTGGACCGGATCTACTACTCGGACTGCCTCGACGCCGACCACGAGATCCCGGGTGTCCGCGGCCAGCGCGTCACGCCGCTCGAGCGGGCGGCCGCCCGTCTCCTCCGGCGGCTCGTCCCCGGGACGCGCGGGCAGCTCGTGGCCCGCGCCTGGCGCAGCGAGGCGACCCTGGTGGAGTGGGACGCCCTGGCCGGAGTCGAGGGCTTCGGCCCCCTCGAGGAGGACGTGCAGGCCGCCCAGGGCTTCACGCGCCGCCTGACCTTCCCCTTCCGCCTGACCGGGCCCCGGGCGGCGTTCGAGGTGCCGCTCCCGCCCGGCACCGGACCGGCGCTGGTCTCGCTGGTGGTGGCCCATCCGGACCAGGATGACGCGCCGCCCCTCTGGACGCGCTGGCGCCTGGACGGCCACCCCGCGATGACGCTCGAGCTCCGGCCGAGTCCGCGCGCCGTCCGGGTCCGGCTCCTCGTGCCGGCGGCGCTCGCCGCCCGCGGGGCGACGCGAGTGACGCTGGAGACCCCGACGTGGCGGGATCCCGGCCGCGGCGCCGAGCAGGGCTTCCACGTGGGGGGCCACTGGGTGCTCGTGGAGCGGCTGGCCACGCCCGCCGCCGTCCAGGCGGCGATCGAGCGCACGGCCGCCGAGCGGCGCGCGGAGGAGGCGTTCGACGGGTGGTGGCACGCGGCGGAGAGCCTCTATGTCCCCCATCGCATCACGGCGTCGTCGGTGGCGATGGGGCCGGGAGACGAGGCCCACCTGGGCCCGGGCTGGTACCATCGCGAAGACTGGGGGCGGATCGGCGCCGTGCGCTGGAGCGGCCCCGAGGCGGTCGCCTACCTCGCGAGCCCGGGCGCCCGCCGCGCCGTCCGCATCCGAGCCTACGCGGGGGACGCGAAGCTGGGGCCGGTGGCGGGGCGGATCCGCGCGGAGCACGCCGCGCCGGACGGGCCCTTCGCGCCCGCCGGCGAGACCGCCTTCGCGCTGCCGGCCGATGCCTGGACGGAGCTCGAGATGCCCATCCCGGGGGTGCCGGGCCGCGTGCGGGTCACGGTCGCCGTGGACCACCCCCGCGTTCCGCGCGAGCGGATCCCCGGGTCGCAGGACTCGCGCCGGCTCGGCGTCGCCGTCACGCGCCTCTGGCTCGCCTGA
- a CDS encoding ABC transporter ATP-binding protein yields MSGAATGPPANSGGLRLERLTKRFGALTAVRELSITVEPGAIYGLIGPNGSGKTTTVKMLAGLYRPTGGRIEVAGVDLRAEPERAKRAMGYLPDEPFVYEKLSGREFLHLMGELYGVPRPERAARIERLLRLFPLSAVIDTYIENYSRGNKQKLTILAALLHEPRVLVADEPIVGLDPESTLTARQIFTSFARDGGAVLVCTHTLGFAEAICHRVGLLSEGVLIQEGDLASLRETAGLPEASLEALYLHFTRARSGGAT; encoded by the coding sequence GTGAGCGGCGCCGCGACCGGGCCTCCGGCCAACAGCGGCGGCCTCCGGCTCGAGCGGTTGACCAAGCGGTTCGGGGCGCTCACGGCTGTGCGGGAGCTGTCCATCACCGTCGAGCCAGGCGCGATCTACGGGCTCATCGGCCCGAACGGCTCGGGCAAGACCACGACGGTCAAGATGCTCGCCGGACTCTATCGGCCGACCGGGGGCCGGATCGAGGTCGCCGGCGTGGACCTCCGGGCGGAGCCGGAGCGCGCGAAGCGGGCCATGGGCTACCTGCCCGACGAGCCGTTCGTGTACGAGAAGCTCTCGGGCCGGGAGTTCCTCCACCTCATGGGAGAGCTCTACGGCGTCCCCCGACCGGAGCGCGCCGCCCGGATCGAGCGGCTCCTCCGGCTCTTTCCGCTGTCGGCCGTCATCGACACGTACATCGAGAACTATTCGCGCGGGAACAAGCAGAAGCTGACGATCCTGGCCGCGCTCCTGCACGAGCCTCGCGTCCTCGTCGCCGACGAGCCGATCGTCGGGCTGGATCCCGAGAGCACGCTCACGGCCCGCCAGATCTTCACGAGCTTCGCCCGAGACGGGGGAGCCGTGCTCGTGTGCACGCACACCCTCGGCTTCGCCGAGGCCATCTGTCACCGCGTGGGCCTTCTTTCCGAGGGCGTGCTGATCCAGGAAGGGGATCTGGCCTCGCTCCGGGAGACGGCCGGCCTGCCCGAGGCCTCGCTGGAGGCCTTGTACCTCCACTTCACCCGCGCCCGCTCGGGCGGGGCCACCTGA
- a CDS encoding pirin family protein, producing MIHVDRHDQRYHFRNDWLSAYWHFSFDHYHDPTRTQFGPLRVFNDDTVKPRSGFPMHPHRDMEIVTVVLAGTLEHEDNQGHRGLLTAGEVQVMSAGTGIVHAERNPSSTVPLHLLQIWIEPTRRGGRPSWAQAAFAHEAGRGPRIALASGEGLPGALPIGQAATIYRLKLGPGEAVTHEVSPRRRAYLFVIGGTATLGEHSLETGDAVRLQGEPVVSLKGTRSADLLLLDLP from the coding sequence ATGATTCACGTCGACCGGCACGATCAGCGGTACCACTTCCGGAACGACTGGCTTTCGGCCTACTGGCACTTCTCGTTCGACCACTACCACGACCCGACCCGCACCCAGTTCGGGCCGCTCCGGGTGTTCAACGACGACACGGTGAAGCCCCGGAGCGGCTTCCCGATGCACCCCCACCGGGACATGGAGATCGTGACCGTGGTCCTCGCCGGCACGCTCGAGCACGAGGACAACCAGGGCCATCGCGGCCTGCTCACGGCCGGGGAGGTCCAGGTCATGTCGGCCGGGACGGGCATCGTCCACGCCGAGCGCAACCCCTCCTCCACGGTGCCGCTCCACCTGCTCCAGATCTGGATCGAGCCCACCCGCCGCGGGGGTCGGCCGAGCTGGGCCCAGGCGGCGTTCGCCCACGAGGCGGGGCGCGGCCCGCGGATCGCGCTGGCCTCGGGCGAAGGGCTCCCGGGCGCGCTCCCGATCGGTCAGGCGGCCACCATCTACCGGCTCAAGCTCGGCCCCGGCGAGGCCGTCACCCACGAGGTCTCTCCCCGCCGCCGCGCGTACCTCTTCGTCATCGGCGGCACCGCCACGCTCGGCGAGCATTCGCTCGAGACCGGCGATGCGGTGCGCCTGCAGGGCGAGCCGGTGGTGAGCCTGAAGGGCACGCGCTCGGCAGACCTCCTGCTCCTCGACCTCCCGTAG
- a CDS encoding queuosine precursor transporter, with the protein MILVPGLYIACELVANITAGKPVVLGPVVVPAGVFVYALTFTLLDLINERLGKQGARQVIATAFCANLLLAAYAQLTVWLPAPAYFDGGPAFARVLGATPRIVAASLLAYLGSAMVDAEIFAWWRVSVGGFRWLRVLVSNAVSTGVDSVLFVTLAFAGVLPLGPLIVGQYAIKMAVTVVSLPLIYAVRGTPPPGRLGARPGRQADRDLTAGSEPSERGRCPRNPPGVGLGGGRRGPLP; encoded by the coding sequence GTGATCCTCGTCCCCGGTCTCTACATCGCCTGCGAGCTGGTCGCGAACATCACCGCGGGCAAGCCGGTCGTCCTGGGTCCGGTCGTCGTCCCAGCCGGCGTCTTCGTCTATGCGCTGACCTTCACGCTGCTCGACCTGATCAACGAGCGGCTCGGCAAGCAGGGGGCGCGCCAGGTGATCGCCACCGCGTTCTGCGCCAACCTGCTCCTCGCGGCGTACGCGCAGCTGACCGTGTGGCTGCCGGCGCCGGCCTACTTCGACGGCGGGCCGGCCTTCGCCCGCGTCCTCGGCGCCACGCCGCGCATCGTGGCAGCGAGCCTCCTCGCCTATCTCGGCTCGGCGATGGTCGACGCGGAGATCTTCGCCTGGTGGCGCGTCTCCGTGGGCGGCTTCCGCTGGCTCCGCGTGCTCGTCTCGAACGCGGTGTCGACCGGGGTCGATTCGGTCCTGTTCGTGACGCTGGCCTTCGCCGGCGTGCTGCCGCTCGGGCCGCTGATCGTCGGGCAGTACGCGATCAAGATGGCCGTCACGGTTGTCAGTCTGCCGCTGATCTACGCGGTTCGGGGCACGCCTCCCCCCGGTCGGCTGGGCGCGCGGCCCGGCCGCCAGGCAGATCGAGATCTCACGGCCGGATCCGAGCCTTCCGAGCGCGGGCGGTGCCCGCGCAACCCCCCGGGGGTGGGTCTGGGAGGGGGCCGTCGAGGCCCCCTCCCATGA